From the genome of Ziziphus jujuba cultivar Dongzao chromosome 6, ASM3175591v1, one region includes:
- the LOC107431320 gene encoding uncharacterized protein LOC107431320 isoform X2, giving the protein MYSSFISAFTFFTNSTTYIPMSFCINLQLSKLQQEMMVFLVVPNSGVAKELLVEFCEVSRSFVRRLVVHGHGFHAMDLGIDTIRMLHQLGGDSFGMWRFCFGIAL; this is encoded by the exons ATGTACTCTTCATTCATTTCAGCTTTCACCTTCTTTACCAACTCCACTACATATATCCCAATGAGTTTTTGCATAAATCTCCAGCTTTCGAAACTGCAGCAAGAAATGATGGTATTCTTGGTTGTCCCTAATTCAG GGGTTGCCAAAGAGCTTCTTGTTGAGTTTTGTGAGGTCTCACGCAGCTTTGTTCGAAGGTTGGTGGTTCATGGTCATGGGTTTCATGCTATGGACCTTGGAATTGACACGATAAGGATGCTACATCAACTTGGAG GTGACTCGTTTGGTATGTGGAGGTTTTGTTTTGGCATTGCGCTTTAA
- the LOC107431320 gene encoding uncharacterized protein LOC107431320 isoform X1 has product MYSSFISAFTFFTNSTTYIPMSFCINLQLSKLQQEMMVFLVVPNSGVAKELLVEFCEVSRSFVRRLVVHGHGFHAMDLGIDTIRMLHQLGGDEVTRLVCGGFVLALRFNHTICKAGTAAQVCL; this is encoded by the exons ATGTACTCTTCATTCATTTCAGCTTTCACCTTCTTTACCAACTCCACTACATATATCCCAATGAGTTTTTGCATAAATCTCCAGCTTTCGAAACTGCAGCAAGAAATGATGGTATTCTTGGTTGTCCCTAATTCAG GGGTTGCCAAAGAGCTTCTTGTTGAGTTTTGTGAGGTCTCACGCAGCTTTGTTCGAAGGTTGGTGGTTCATGGTCATGGGTTTCATGCTATGGACCTTGGAATTGACACGATAAGGATGCTACATCAACTTGGAGGTGATGAG GTGACTCGTTTGGTATGTGGAGGTTTTGTTTTGGCATTGCGCTTTAACCATACAATATGTAAGGCAGGAACCGCGGCCCAAGTCTGCCTTTAA